The Thermanaerothrix sp. genome includes a region encoding these proteins:
- a CDS encoding rhodanese-like domain-containing protein: LVEEGAVLLDVRGPGEKEVQGQLPFDGILEIPLGQLERRIAEVPTGKKVVAYCKISMRGWDAMAILRKHGFKDLAVLEGGVVGWPFDLKKQ, from the coding sequence AGCTGGTGGAGGAAGGGGCGGTGCTGCTGGACGTGCGGGGCCCGGGGGAGAAGGAGGTCCAGGGGCAGCTGCCCTTTGACGGGATACTGGAGATCCCCTTGGGCCAGCTTGAAAGGCGTATAGCCGAGGTGCCCACGGGCAAGAAGGTGGTGGCCTACTGCAAGATATCCATGCGGGGCTGGGACGCCATGGCGATACTTAGGAAACACGGCTTCAAGGACCTGGCGGTGCTGGAGGGTGGCGTGGTGGGCTGGCCCTTCGATCTCAAGAAACAGTAG